In the genome of Jaculus jaculus isolate mJacJac1 chromosome 11, mJacJac1.mat.Y.cur, whole genome shotgun sequence, the window CCCCGTCTATGCCAGCTTCGATTTCATCGTTTTCCTTAACTGGCCCAACTCCCTTGGGTGTCCCAGTCAAGATGAGATCTCCTTCTTCCAAGGTCATTATCTTGGAGACGTAGCTGATGATGTGGGGAATGGAAAAGATCATGGAGGATGTTTCGCCCTCCTGTCTGAGCTCACCATTGACCTTGAGCCACAGTCTCAGGGCGTGAGGGTCAGGTATCTTCTCTTTGGGCACGAAGGCGCTGACTGGGCAGGAGGCGGTGAAGCTCTTGGCTAGGGTCCAGGGCAGCCCCTTCTTCTTGCACTCTTCCTGCACGTCCCTGGCGGTCATGTCTAGGCACAGAGCGTAGCCGGCCACGTAGTCCATGGCCGCGGCCTCGGGTACCGCACGGCCGCGCCGGCCCATGAGCACGCCCAGCTCCAGCTCATGGTGCAGGTTGTGGCAATAAGCGGGCACCAGTATGGGCGAGCCTTCGGGGGCGTACGCGGTGGACGGCTTCAGGAAGAGCACTGGCTCGCTGGGCACGGCGCTGCGCATCTCCTTGACGTGGTCTGCATAGTTCCTGCCCACGCACACGATGTTTTTTCCCCACTCCCAGAAGCGGGACAGCGGCTTGGGGGCAGCCATGGTGCCACTCTGCGTCACGTGACCGCCGGCAACCGCGCTTACGGTGGCTCCGAGGGGACGTGCTGCCTCAGGACGCTATCCCTCTGCAACTAGCAGCTGCTTCTCAAACTCCCTTGGCCTCCGCAAGCCAGAGGAGACACCGCCTCCTTCTCCGGCCTCCTGGCTCTGTCGCCCGCCCCGCAGCCCCGGCCGGTCGGGCTCAGCATTGGACCGGAGCGTGCTGATTGGCTGCCGGCGGCGCGGGCGGGCGCTGATTGATTGGGGCGTGGCGCGGCGGTAGGAGGCAGGAGCCGGTTGGCCGGGGAAAGGAGGGGCGGAGCAAAGCAGGCGCTGATTGGCTGCGGTCGCCTACGCCAATGTTGGTGCTCCCGACGCCGGTGTTGCGGCTCCGCGACCCCGTGGTGCGGCCCCGCGGGTCATGGTGCTCGGCCGTGGGCCGTTCTGCTGCCGGAGTCTCTCGGCGCTGGGAGCCGTGTGCGCGCGCCGTGTCCTGGGTAGGTGGCCCGGGCGCTGACGCGGCGAGACTGGGCGCCGAAGGGCCGGACGTCGGTTGGGCGCAGGTGTTGATCGCAGCGGGCGGGCGGCGAGTGGGTGGATGGGGCGCGGCCGCCGGGCCTGGACGGGGCCGAGCTCGGGGAGAGCCTCTGCGCAGGCGGTGGGCCGGGACCCGGCTGCGCGCAGCCTCCACGGGACAGTCGGGCCGGACTCTCGTTCTGGCCTTGTCGGGGCCGCGACCTCGGTTTTCCCGAACCCGCTTTCCTTCTCGGCGTTCACCTGTCGCCCGCAGCCCGGAGCTGGCCAGCCCGAGTCCAGCCCCAGCGAACCTGGCATTCACGTTTTAGAGTGCGCGGACCGCCCTGGCTACGGCGGGATCCCGCTCCCTGACGTCCCCAGCACCAGCCAGGGACACTTAGTGTCGCCGCTGAATGCTGTTACGTCGGGGTCCAGGCACGGCTAGACTGACTCGCTCCCGGGAGCCCCCAAGCCCAGCATTTGATGTCGCAGAAGTCCACCTAGTGGGAGACGGACGGGGACAGCCTCTGAAACGTGATTTTACACTATGTTGTGAGCCAAACAAAACATATCTGTGGACTTGGCCTAGGTCTGTGACCTCTGCTCAGGCCAAATTCCCCCGTTGCAAACCAGTGAGCTGGACGCATCTGGACAGCGCAGGGCTAGGTGTGATTATGGGAAAGGTTCCTGGCAGGGCCCTCATTACGCAGATTCCGCCCTTAGGaacagtggtctcctctccaggTTGCCAGTGAGTTCTTGAGCACTGGTGATAAATACCTTGTCCTTCACCCAGGCAGGGTTTGTAACACTCTACCAGGAAATGCATAAAAGGACTCATACCCAGTGTGTGTTGATTCTTCTGCCCGTCCTGGGCTTCCATAGTTAAGGGGCTTAAGAGAGGTAGAATATCGGAGACCCGATCATACAGAAATGCTTATTTTGCTGAGCATGAGGACAAGGTTCTGGAAAATGTCCCCAACTGTTGTGCCACAAAAAGGAGGATGGGGTCTGGGGGAGCAGCTCAGAGATAAAGCACTTCCCTAGCATACTCAAGGCCTTGGGTCCCATCCCTAGCACCATcacaaaaggggggaaaaaaaagaaaggaaaaaaagtataATTTGGGTAGCTTTGCTAGGTGGTAATTAATAGTTGATGGCTTCTGGAGGAATCCTTTATCAGTGGGCTGACGTTGCTTTTTCTGCATCCCTTTTGAGAGACTTGCTAGCCTGGTCCCACCTCAAGAGTTTCACTGGTTTCTTACCACTTGGTGTGTTCTCCCACCACCACCCTATCAAGCTGGCACATAAAGTATTGGTGGGACCCCATGTGTTTTCAGGTTGAATGGGACTGTCACtgctaaaaatattttggaatctTGTCAGCTAGATGAAGGGTGGTTGGGACCCTCAGCCACCTTCTGGCCCATGGTGAAGTTCTACGTCTGTCATACCTGAGGCCCAACAGTCAGTACCTCACTTCTAGGAAATGGCAC includes:
- the Fahd1 gene encoding acylpyruvase FAHD1, mitochondrial, yielding MAAPKPLSRFWEWGKNIVCVGRNYADHVKEMRSAVPSEPVLFLKPSTAYAPEGSPILVPAYCHNLHHELELGVLMGRRGRAVPEAAAMDYVAGYALCLDMTARDVQEECKKKGLPWTLAKSFTASCPVSAFVPKEKIPDPHALRLWLKVNGELRQEGETSSMIFSIPHIISYVSKIMTLEEGDLILTGTPKGVGPVKENDEIEAGIDGVVSMKFKVQRSEC